From Rhodopseudomonas palustris, a single genomic window includes:
- the paaE gene encoding 1,2-phenylacetyl-CoA epoxidase subunit PaaE, with product MNISASIPRFHPLIIADLRREGRDAISLSFAIPPELTGAYQFVPGQYLTLRTTMDGEEVRRSYSICSGPDDGELRIAVKKVDGGAFSVWATEELKAGDTIEVMTPTGRFGALHAAEDTRTYVGFAAGSGITPILSLIKGVLAREPGSRFFLFYGNRTTDQILFRATLETLKDRYLDRFAVFHVLSQEEQDVPVMQGRLDRDKVRLLLTAMVPAASVDHVFVCGPTGMSDEVETTCRDLGIAAERIHVERFVSGLGGKPRPKAVVEPGAPPKAMASLIIDGKRREVPVAEGEAILDAALRAGVDLPFACKGGMCSTCRAKLVEGEAKMDLNYSLEPWELAAGFVLTCQAKPTTDRVVVDYDHL from the coding sequence ATGAACATCTCTGCCAGCATTCCGCGCTTTCATCCGCTGATCATCGCCGATCTGCGCCGCGAGGGTCGCGACGCGATTTCGCTGAGCTTTGCGATTCCGCCGGAGCTTACGGGCGCCTATCAGTTCGTGCCGGGCCAGTATCTGACACTGCGCACCACGATGGACGGCGAGGAAGTGCGGCGTTCCTATTCGATCTGCTCCGGCCCGGACGACGGCGAACTGCGCATCGCGGTGAAGAAGGTCGACGGCGGCGCGTTCTCGGTGTGGGCGACCGAGGAGCTGAAGGCTGGCGATACGATCGAGGTGATGACGCCGACCGGCCGGTTCGGCGCGCTGCACGCGGCGGAAGACACGCGCACCTATGTGGGCTTTGCCGCCGGCAGCGGCATCACGCCGATCCTGTCGCTGATCAAGGGCGTGCTGGCGCGCGAGCCGGGCAGCCGGTTCTTCCTGTTCTACGGCAACCGCACCACCGATCAGATCCTGTTTCGCGCCACGTTGGAGACGCTGAAGGACCGCTACCTCGACCGGTTCGCGGTGTTTCATGTGCTGTCGCAGGAAGAGCAGGACGTGCCGGTGATGCAGGGCCGGCTCGACCGAGACAAGGTGCGGCTGCTGCTCACCGCGATGGTGCCGGCCGCAAGCGTCGATCACGTCTTTGTCTGCGGTCCGACCGGCATGAGCGACGAGGTCGAGACCACCTGCCGCGACCTCGGCATCGCTGCCGAGCGCATCCACGTCGAACGGTTCGTGTCGGGGCTCGGTGGCAAGCCGCGGCCAAAGGCGGTGGTCGAGCCGGGCGCCCCACCGAAGGCGATGGCGTCGCTGATCATCGACGGCAAGCGCCGCGAGGTGCCGGTGGCCGAGGGCGAGGCGATCCTCGACGCCGCGCTGCGCGCCGGCGTCGACCTGCCGTTCGCCTGCAAGGGCGGCATGTGCTCGACCTGCCGCGCCAAGCTGGTCGAGGGCGAGGCCAAGATGGACCTGAACTACTCACTGGAGCCCTGGGAGCTCGCCGCCGGTTTCGTGCTGACCTGCCAGGCCAAACCGACCACCGACCGGGTGGTGGTGGACTACGATCATCTGTGA
- a CDS encoding NAD(P)/FAD-dependent oxidoreductase has translation MKRNETDVVVLGAGIVGVCAALHLQRRGRDVVLVDRNGTAGDETSYGNAGLIECASVFPYMFPRDPGHLLRYALNGSADAHYQLSGIPEFLPWLVRYFLASSPRRAAETAQAALPLIRRSLAEHEALIADAGVPELLRKTGWIKLFRSPKSFTKALGDLERARQFGVVADVLDRAGIAEREPNLTGDFAGAIHWLEPGSIPDPGGLVKAYAELFSRRGGRFVQGDARTLQQEEGGWRVATELGIVTAREAVVAMGPWSDLVFKPLGYRFPLGVKRGYHIHLSPRGNASLQHAVLDADRGYLLAPMNRGIRLTTGAEFARRDAPPSPVQIAQTLPVARSLFPLGETIEQKPWMGSRPCFPDMLPLIGRAPRHPGLWFDFGHQHHGLTLGPVTGRLLAEMMTGEQPLTDPRPFSAERFG, from the coding sequence ATGAAGCGGAACGAGACCGATGTCGTGGTGCTCGGCGCGGGCATCGTCGGTGTCTGCGCTGCGTTACATCTCCAGCGCCGCGGGCGCGACGTGGTGCTGGTCGATCGCAACGGCACGGCGGGCGACGAGACCAGCTACGGCAATGCCGGGCTGATCGAATGCGCCTCGGTGTTTCCCTACATGTTTCCGCGCGATCCCGGTCACCTGCTGCGCTATGCGCTGAACGGCTCGGCCGACGCGCACTATCAGCTTTCCGGCATTCCCGAATTCCTGCCCTGGCTGGTGCGCTATTTTCTCGCCTCGTCGCCGCGCCGCGCGGCCGAGACCGCGCAGGCCGCGTTGCCGCTGATCCGGCGCAGCCTCGCCGAGCACGAGGCGCTGATTGCGGATGCCGGCGTGCCCGAGTTGCTGCGCAAGACCGGCTGGATCAAGCTGTTCCGTTCGCCCAAGAGTTTTACCAAGGCGCTCGGCGATCTCGAACGGGCGCGGCAGTTCGGCGTCGTCGCCGACGTGCTCGATCGTGCCGGCATCGCTGAACGCGAACCGAACCTCACCGGCGATTTTGCCGGCGCAATCCATTGGCTCGAGCCCGGCTCGATCCCCGATCCCGGCGGGCTGGTCAAAGCCTACGCGGAGCTGTTCTCCCGGCGCGGCGGCCGCTTCGTCCAGGGCGACGCGCGCACGCTGCAGCAGGAGGAGGGCGGCTGGCGGGTCGCGACCGAGCTCGGAATCGTCACCGCTCGCGAGGCGGTGGTGGCGATGGGGCCGTGGTCGGACCTGGTGTTCAAGCCGCTCGGCTATCGTTTCCCGCTCGGCGTCAAGCGCGGCTACCATATCCATCTGTCTCCGCGCGGCAACGCCAGCCTGCAGCACGCGGTGCTCGACGCCGATCGCGGCTATCTGCTGGCGCCGATGAATCGCGGCATCCGCCTGACCACCGGTGCCGAGTTCGCGCGCCGCGACGCGCCGCCGTCGCCGGTGCAGATCGCGCAGACGCTGCCGGTGGCGCGCTCGCTGTTCCCGCTCGGCGAGACCATCGAGCAGAAGCCGTGGATGGGGTCGCGGCCTTGCTTTCCGGATATGCTGCCGTTGATCGGCCGCGCGCCGCGGCATCCCGGCCTGTGGTTCGATTTCGGCCATCAGCATCACGGGCTGACGCTCGGCCCGGTCACCGGCCGGCTGCTCGCCGAAATGATGACCGGCGAACAGCCGCTGACCGATCCGCGTCCGTTCTCCGCCGAACGCTTCGGTTGA
- a CDS encoding poly(R)-hydroxyalkanoic acid synthase subunit PhaE — MADKDNDPAAAWQAMFGEMSKGFAAFANQALASPELGKVAQQVGGVSAEAHKQFAEMMDKYLAGMNLPSRAQMQEFNARLAEVERRLDELAAAVQPAKSDRPKGSA, encoded by the coding sequence ATGGCCGACAAGGACAACGATCCGGCAGCGGCGTGGCAGGCGATGTTCGGCGAGATGAGCAAGGGTTTTGCGGCCTTCGCCAATCAGGCGCTGGCGTCGCCGGAGCTCGGAAAAGTTGCGCAGCAGGTCGGCGGCGTTTCCGCCGAGGCCCACAAGCAGTTCGCCGAGATGATGGACAAATATCTCGCCGGTATGAATCTGCCGTCGCGCGCGCAGATGCAGGAGTTCAATGCCCGGCTGGCCGAGGTCGAGCGCCGGCTCGACGAGCTCGCGGCTGCGGTGCAGCCGGCGAAGTCTGACCGACCGAAAGGATCAGCTTGA
- the paaC gene encoding 1,2-phenylacetyl-CoA epoxidase subunit PaaC: MSLTTTDTPLFTFALRRADDALMLGHRLSEWCGHAPMLEEDMALSNIALDLIGQARELYSYAGQVEDQGRGEDQLAYLREERQYQNLLLVEQPNGDFARTIARQLFYSAFADPYWRAMMQSSDATLAAIAAKSEKESAYHLRHAAEWMIRLGDGTDESHARAQDAVDALWAFTGELFETDDAERKLIETGVAVDPASLRGTWQSTIETVLREAPLTVPSNSWMQQGGRTGRHTEHLGRLLAELQHMQRTYPGLKW, encoded by the coding sequence ATGTCCCTCACCACTACTGACACCCCGCTCTTCACCTTCGCGCTGCGCCGCGCCGACGATGCGCTCATGCTCGGGCATCGGCTGTCGGAATGGTGCGGGCATGCGCCGATGCTCGAAGAGGACATGGCGCTGTCGAACATCGCGCTCGACCTGATCGGCCAGGCGCGTGAACTCTATAGCTATGCCGGGCAGGTCGAGGACCAGGGCCGCGGCGAGGATCAGCTCGCTTACTTGCGCGAGGAGCGGCAATACCAGAATCTGCTGCTGGTCGAGCAGCCGAACGGCGACTTCGCCCGCACCATCGCCCGGCAATTGTTCTATTCGGCGTTCGCCGATCCGTATTGGCGGGCGATGATGCAATCGTCCGATGCCACGCTCGCCGCAATTGCCGCCAAGTCGGAAAAGGAAAGCGCCTATCACCTCCGCCATGCGGCCGAATGGATGATCCGGCTCGGCGATGGCACCGATGAAAGCCACGCCCGCGCGCAGGATGCGGTGGATGCGCTGTGGGCGTTCACCGGCGAGCTGTTCGAGACTGACGATGCCGAACGAAAGCTGATCGAGACCGGCGTTGCGGTCGATCCGGCGAGCCTGCGCGGCACCTGGCAAAGCACGATCGAGACCGTGCTGCGTGAAGCGCCCCTGACGGTGCCGAGCAATTCGTGGATGCAGCAGGGTGGCCGGACCGGCCGACACACCGAGCATCTCGGCCGGCTGCTCGCCGAGTTGCAGCACATGCAGCGGACCTATCCGGGGCTGAAATGGTGA
- a CDS encoding thiamine pyrophosphate-dependent enzyme — protein sequence MSIMTGGEAIVQGLVAHGVDTVFGLPGAQIYGLFDGFAKAQLKVIGARHEQACGYMAFGYARASGKPGVFSVVPGPGVLNASAALLTAFGCNEPVMCLTGQVPSAYLGKGRGHLHEMPDQLATLRSFIKWAERIEYPGNAPALVARAFQEMMSGRRGPVALEMPWDVFTQATETGAAQQLDPIAAPAPDPDRVAAAAKLIAASKRPMIFVGAGALEAGDEILELAEMIDAPVVAFRSGRGIVSNRHELGLTFAAAYQLWPQTDLIIGIGTRMELPTTFRWPFRPEGLKSVRIDIDPAEMRRFAPDAAIVSDSKAGARALADAVSKAGYSKTKGRRDEIRAATAKTNEAIQAIQPQMSYLKILRDVLPDDAIVTDELSQVGFASWYGFPIYQPRTFLTSGYQGTLGSGFPTALGAKVACPDRPVVAITGDGGFMFGVQELATAVQYNIGVVTLVFDNSAYGNVRRDQVNLFDGRVVASDLVNPDFVKLAESFGVGAARVTSPDHFRPALEKAVAAGGPQLIAIDVPRDSEASPWPFIHPAKP from the coding sequence ATGAGCATCATGACCGGCGGCGAAGCCATCGTGCAGGGCCTCGTCGCGCACGGCGTCGATACCGTGTTCGGCCTGCCCGGCGCGCAGATTTACGGCCTGTTCGACGGCTTCGCCAAAGCGCAACTGAAAGTGATCGGCGCCCGGCACGAGCAGGCCTGCGGCTACATGGCGTTCGGCTACGCTCGCGCATCCGGCAAACCGGGCGTGTTCAGCGTAGTGCCCGGCCCCGGCGTCCTGAATGCCTCGGCGGCGCTGCTCACCGCATTCGGCTGCAACGAGCCGGTGATGTGCCTCACCGGCCAGGTGCCGAGCGCGTATCTCGGCAAGGGCCGCGGCCATCTGCACGAGATGCCGGATCAGCTCGCGACCTTGCGTAGCTTCATCAAATGGGCCGAACGGATCGAATATCCGGGCAACGCGCCGGCGCTGGTGGCGCGCGCGTTTCAGGAGATGATGAGCGGACGCCGCGGTCCGGTGGCGCTGGAGATGCCGTGGGACGTATTCACGCAGGCGACCGAAACCGGCGCTGCGCAGCAACTCGATCCGATCGCAGCGCCCGCGCCTGATCCGGATCGCGTCGCCGCTGCGGCGAAGCTGATCGCAGCGAGCAAGCGGCCGATGATCTTCGTCGGCGCCGGTGCGCTGGAGGCCGGCGACGAGATTCTCGAACTCGCCGAGATGATCGACGCGCCGGTGGTGGCGTTCCGGTCGGGGCGTGGCATCGTCAGCAACCGGCACGAACTCGGCCTCACCTTCGCGGCCGCCTATCAGCTCTGGCCGCAGACCGACCTGATCATCGGCATCGGCACCCGGATGGAGCTGCCGACCACCTTCCGCTGGCCGTTCCGCCCCGAGGGGCTGAAGTCGGTGCGGATCGACATCGATCCGGCCGAGATGCGGCGGTTCGCGCCCGACGCGGCGATCGTGTCGGATTCGAAAGCCGGCGCCCGCGCGCTCGCCGATGCGGTGAGCAAGGCCGGCTATTCCAAGACGAAAGGCCGCCGCGACGAGATCCGCGCCGCCACCGCGAAGACCAACGAAGCGATCCAGGCGATCCAGCCGCAGATGTCGTATTTGAAGATTCTGCGCGATGTGCTGCCGGACGATGCCATCGTCACCGACGAGTTGTCGCAGGTCGGCTTCGCCTCCTGGTACGGCTTCCCGATCTATCAGCCGCGCACCTTCCTCACCTCCGGTTATCAGGGCACGCTCGGCTCCGGCTTCCCGACTGCGCTCGGCGCCAAGGTCGCCTGCCCGGACAGGCCGGTGGTGGCGATCACCGGCGACGGCGGCTTCATGTTCGGTGTGCAGGAACTCGCCACCGCGGTTCAGTACAACATCGGCGTGGTGACGCTGGTGTTCGACAATTCCGCCTATGGCAATGTCCGCCGCGACCAGGTCAATCTGTTCGACGGCCGCGTGGTGGCATCCGATCTGGTCAATCCGGATTTCGTCAAGCTGGCGGAATCATTCGGCGTCGGTGCAGCACGCGTCACCTCGCCCGACCACTTCCGCCCTGCGTTGGAAAAGGCAGTCGCCGCCGGCGGCCCGCAACTGATCGCCATCGACGTGCCGCGCGACAGCGAAGCCAGTCCCTGGCCGTTCATCCATCCGGCGAAGCCGTAA
- a CDS encoding DUF6489 family protein, whose translation MKVNVEIDCTPEEARQFFGLPDVQPMQTAVMDKLQEQMLSNIEKVSPEALMKTWFTFDPKLAERFGEMFISMTGLGSALTKDKK comes from the coding sequence ATGAAAGTCAACGTCGAGATCGATTGCACGCCGGAAGAAGCGCGGCAGTTCTTCGGGCTTCCCGACGTGCAGCCCATGCAGACCGCGGTGATGGACAAGCTGCAGGAGCAGATGCTGTCGAACATCGAGAAGGTCTCGCCCGAGGCGTTGATGAAGACCTGGTTCACCTTCGATCCGAAGCTCGCCGAACGATTCGGCGAGATGTTCATCTCGATGACCGGCCTCGGCAGCGCGCTGACCAAGGACAAGAAGTAA
- a CDS encoding phasin, translating to MTDAANHESYTKAAETVADSVKQAFQPVTDAFKNFQTLEVPEAARDFVKRAAGTAKDKVADFHAGSEKVTSAIEETVANSVSEAAKITRNIQQAIYQDTEAFFTGIDKLASAKSVNEAFQIQSDLARSQGEVMVSRAKFATEYFGKLVSDGAKSVQDNFTKTFSKSA from the coding sequence ATGACCGATGCTGCTAACCACGAGAGCTACACCAAGGCGGCCGAGACGGTGGCCGACAGCGTCAAGCAGGCGTTCCAGCCGGTGACCGACGCGTTCAAGAACTTCCAGACCCTCGAGGTTCCGGAAGCCGCCCGCGACTTCGTCAAGCGTGCCGCCGGCACCGCCAAGGACAAGGTTGCCGACTTCCACGCCGGTTCGGAGAAGGTGACCTCGGCGATCGAGGAAACCGTGGCCAATTCGGTGAGCGAAGCCGCCAAGATCACCCGCAACATTCAGCAGGCGATCTATCAGGACACCGAAGCGTTCTTCACCGGCATCGACAAGCTGGCGTCGGCGAAATCGGTGAACGAGGCGTTCCAGATCCAGTCCGACCTTGCACGCTCGCAGGGCGAAGTGATGGTGTCGCGCGCCAAGTTCGCCACCGAGTATTTCGGCAAGCTGGTCAGCGACGGCGCCAAATCGGTGCAGGACAACTTCACCAAGACCTTCAGCAAGTCGGCCTAA
- the paaD gene encoding 1,2-phenylacetyl-CoA epoxidase subunit PaaD, which produces MVTLTGSDAELRQRAWDAAATVCDPEIPVLSIADLGVLREVRVEQGRVEVAITPTYSGCPAMNMIALEIETALARAGIADARVKTVLAPAWTTDWMSEAGRAKLKDYGIAPPQATGSRRALFGALEIACPQCGSTDTEQLSEFGSTSCKALWRCKSCREPFDYFKCH; this is translated from the coding sequence ATGGTGACGCTGACGGGGAGCGACGCCGAGCTGCGGCAGCGCGCCTGGGATGCCGCCGCCACGGTGTGCGATCCGGAAATCCCGGTGCTGAGCATCGCCGATCTCGGCGTGCTGCGCGAGGTCCGCGTCGAGCAAGGCCGCGTCGAGGTTGCGATCACACCGACCTATTCGGGGTGTCCGGCGATGAACATGATCGCGCTCGAAATCGAGACCGCACTGGCGCGCGCCGGAATCGCGGATGCGCGGGTCAAGACAGTATTGGCGCCGGCCTGGACCACCGACTGGATGAGCGAGGCCGGCCGCGCCAAGCTGAAGGATTACGGCATCGCGCCGCCGCAGGCGACCGGCTCGCGCCGGGCGCTGTTCGGCGCTCTCGAAATCGCGTGCCCGCAGTGCGGCTCGACCGACACCGAGCAATTGTCCGAATTCGGCTCGACCTCGTGCAAGGCGCTGTGGCGCTGCAAGAGCTGCCGCGAACCGTTCGATTACTTCAAATGCCATTGA
- a CDS encoding alpha/beta fold hydrolase codes for MPVDSGAGVTRERLKPPSVALLLAEARSLFEFNASLLLSPLLLQAPRGDGHPVLVLPGLLASDLSTAPLRRYLRLLGYQVFAWELGRNLGGIYRMRARLRSRLAAVHEATGRKVSLVGWSLGGVYARDLALHAPGMVRDIITLGSPFTGDVTATNARRIYEKLSGEELSEVQLEDLEPLGGEMPVPATSIYSRTDGIVNWRTSHLTPSPRAENIEVVLASHIGLVVNPAVLWAIADRLAQPEGAFTPFDRSGPFGFAYAAPSR; via the coding sequence ATGCCTGTCGACAGCGGCGCCGGCGTGACGCGCGAGCGGCTGAAGCCGCCGAGCGTGGCGCTGCTGCTCGCCGAGGCGCGCAGCTTGTTCGAATTCAACGCCAGCCTGCTGCTGTCGCCGCTGCTGCTGCAGGCGCCGCGCGGCGACGGCCATCCGGTGCTGGTGCTGCCGGGGCTGCTCGCCAGCGATCTGTCGACCGCGCCGCTGCGGCGCTATCTGCGGCTGCTCGGCTATCAGGTGTTCGCCTGGGAGCTCGGCCGCAATCTCGGCGGCATCTACCGGATGCGCGCCAGGCTGCGGAGCCGGCTCGCCGCGGTTCACGAGGCGACCGGCCGCAAGGTCAGCCTGGTGGGCTGGAGTCTCGGCGGCGTTTACGCTCGTGACCTCGCGCTGCACGCGCCCGGGATGGTGCGCGACATCATCACCCTCGGCAGCCCGTTCACCGGCGACGTCACCGCCACCAACGCCAGGCGGATCTACGAGAAGCTGTCCGGCGAGGAGCTGAGCGAGGTCCAGCTCGAAGATCTCGAACCGCTCGGCGGCGAGATGCCGGTGCCGGCCACCTCGATCTATTCGCGCACCGACGGCATCGTGAACTGGCGCACCTCGCACCTGACGCCGTCGCCGCGCGCTGAGAACATCGAGGTGGTGCTCGCCAGCCATATCGGTCTGGTGGTCAATCCGGCGGTGCTGTGGGCGATCGCCGACCGACTGGCGCAGCCGGAGGGCGCTTTCACCCCGTTCGATCGTTCCGGTCCATTTGGCTTCGCCTACGCCGCGCCGAGTCGCTAA
- the paaA gene encoding 1,2-phenylacetyl-CoA epoxidase subunit PaaA — MYTQALNVSDGDERNIEDAERAARFQARIDAEERIEPNDWMPAAYRKTLVRQISQHAHSEIVGMLPEGNWITRAPTLRRKAALLAKVQDECGHGLYLYAAAETLGASREELVDQLLSGKAKYSSIFNYPTLTWADIGAIGWLVDGAAIMNQIPLCRCSYGPYARAMIRVCKEESFHQRQGYEIMLTLAKGSAEQKALAQDALNRWWWPCLMMFGPPDQASQHSDTSTKWKIKRFSNDELRQKFVDATVPQAHYLGLTLPDPDLKKNDATGHWEYGEIPWDEFKQVLAGNGPCNRDRMAARRKAHDDGAWVREAAAAYAEKRKNRLAA; from the coding sequence ATGTACACCCAGGCACTGAACGTGTCCGACGGTGACGAACGGAACATCGAGGACGCCGAACGGGCGGCGCGGTTCCAGGCGCGGATCGACGCCGAGGAGCGGATCGAGCCGAACGACTGGATGCCGGCCGCGTACCGCAAGACGCTGGTGCGTCAGATCTCCCAGCACGCGCATTCCGAAATCGTCGGCATGCTGCCGGAAGGTAATTGGATCACCCGTGCGCCGACCCTGCGCCGGAAAGCGGCGCTGCTCGCCAAGGTCCAGGACGAGTGCGGCCACGGCCTGTATCTCTACGCCGCCGCCGAAACCCTCGGCGCCTCGCGCGAGGAACTGGTCGATCAGCTCCTCAGCGGCAAGGCCAAGTACTCGTCGATCTTCAACTACCCGACCCTGACCTGGGCCGACATCGGCGCGATCGGCTGGCTGGTCGACGGCGCCGCGATCATGAATCAGATCCCGCTGTGCCGCTGCTCCTATGGGCCGTATGCACGCGCGATGATCCGCGTCTGCAAGGAAGAGTCGTTCCACCAGCGCCAGGGCTACGAGATCATGCTGACGCTGGCGAAGGGGTCTGCCGAGCAGAAGGCGCTGGCGCAGGACGCGCTGAACCGCTGGTGGTGGCCGTGCCTGATGATGTTCGGCCCCCCGGATCAGGCCAGCCAGCACAGCGACACGTCGACCAAGTGGAAGATCAAGCGGTTCTCCAACGACGAACTGCGCCAGAAATTCGTCGATGCCACCGTGCCGCAGGCGCACTATCTCGGTCTGACGCTCCCCGATCCGGATCTGAAGAAGAACGACGCGACCGGGCACTGGGAGTACGGCGAAATTCCTTGGGACGAGTTCAAGCAGGTGCTCGCCGGCAACGGCCCGTGCAACCGCGACCGCATGGCGGCGCGGCGCAAGGCGCACGACGACGGCGCCTGGGTGCGCGAGGCTGCTGCCGCCTACGCCGAGAAGCGCAAGAACAGACTGGCGGCATAA
- the paaB gene encoding 1,2-phenylacetyl-CoA epoxidase subunit PaaB has product MTTPNTLLWEVFIRSRNGLAHKHVGSLHAADATLALQAARDIYTRRGEGLSIWVVPSNAITASDPAEAGMLFEPAESKIYRHPTFYEVPDEVGHM; this is encoded by the coding sequence ATGACCACGCCGAATACGCTGCTGTGGGAGGTCTTCATCCGCAGCCGCAACGGGCTGGCGCACAAGCACGTCGGCTCGCTGCACGCCGCAGACGCCACGCTGGCGCTGCAGGCCGCGCGCGACATCTACACCCGCCGTGGCGAAGGCCTGTCGATCTGGGTGGTGCCATCGAACGCGATCACCGCCAGCGACCCGGCCGAGGCCGGCATGTTGTTCGAACCGGCGGAGAGCAAGATCTATCGCCATCCGACGTTCTACGAAGTGCCCGACGAAGTCGGGCATATGTAA
- a CDS encoding TetR/AcrR family transcriptional regulator, translating to MARTRATDYDDKRRGILSRSARLFAEHGYTGTSITMIADACGVSKALMYHYYPSKDAVLFDLLEDHLQHLVTVVDAATQGESDPSDRLFAISAALLEAYRGADAEHQVQISSLKLLPPEQQDVLKALERKLVVSMSDAIAAAIPAAAAKPELLKPLTMSLFGMLNWHYLWFREGKGLSRETYAQMVTTLMIAGAEQAIDAITEPTKAERAPRKKSERVPVARRA from the coding sequence ATGGCGCGCACGCGAGCCACCGACTACGACGATAAACGCCGCGGCATTCTCAGCCGTTCCGCGCGGCTGTTCGCCGAACACGGCTACACCGGCACCTCGATCACCATGATCGCCGATGCCTGCGGCGTCTCGAAGGCGCTGATGTATCACTACTACCCGTCGAAGGATGCGGTGCTGTTCGATCTGCTCGAAGATCACCTGCAGCACCTGGTCACGGTCGTCGACGCCGCAACGCAGGGCGAAAGCGATCCGAGTGACCGGCTGTTTGCGATTTCGGCGGCACTGCTCGAGGCCTATCGCGGCGCCGATGCCGAACATCAGGTGCAGATATCCAGCCTGAAGCTGCTGCCGCCGGAGCAGCAGGACGTGTTGAAGGCGCTGGAGCGGAAGCTGGTCGTCTCGATGTCGGATGCGATCGCCGCCGCGATCCCGGCCGCGGCCGCCAAGCCGGAGCTGCTGAAGCCGCTGACGATGTCGCTGTTCGGCATGCTGAACTGGCACTACCTCTGGTTCCGCGAAGGCAAGGGCCTGTCGCGTGAGACTTACGCGCAGATGGTCACCACGCTGATGATCGCCGGCGCCGAACAGGCGATCGACGCGATCACGGAGCCGACCAAAGCCGAGCGCGCACCGCGGAAGAAGAGCGAGCGCGTGCCCGTGGCGCGGCGGGCGTAG